A single genomic interval of Helianthus annuus cultivar XRQ/B chromosome 6, HanXRQr2.0-SUNRISE, whole genome shotgun sequence harbors:
- the LOC110889561 gene encoding photosystem I reaction center subunit IV A, chloroplastic, translated as MATSNMAAAAAGFLPVFASNTSVSSSRTSVSFLNFNNRGSKRQLVIVKASEEEPAAPPAAATTTATDAPAEDSAPKEVKAAKPPPIGPKRGAKVRILRKESYWYKGVGSVVTVDQDPKTRYPVVVRFNKVNYANVSTNNYALDEIEEVA; from the exons ATGGCTACAAGCAACATGGCAGCAGCAGCAGCTGGTTTTCTACCTGTTTTTGCTTCAAACACAAGTGtatcatcttcaagaacaagtGTCTCGTTTTTGAACTTTAATAATCGTGGTTCAAAACGACAATTGGTTATTGTTAAGGCATCCGAAGAAGAACCCGCCGCACCACCCGCTgcagccaccaccaccgccaccgatGCACCCGCTGAAGATAGTGCTCCTAAGGAGGTCAAGGCTGCCAAGCCACCACCAATTGGTCCCAAAAGGGGTGCCAAG GTGAGGATTCTACGAAAGGAGTCGTATTGGTACAAAGGCGTTGGATCAGTCGTAACTGTTGATCAG GATCCAAAGACGCGATATCCAGTGGTTGTTCGATTCAACAAAGTAAACTACGCGAACGTAtcaacaaacaactatgcactagACGAGATTGAAGAAGTTGCGTAA